One window from the genome of Pantoea cypripedii encodes:
- a CDS encoding ABC transporter ATP-binding protein, which yields MSLISIHGAYLSFSDAPLLDNTELHIEEGERVCLVGRNGAGKSTLMKIINGEQPLDDGRIIYETDLVVARLQQDPPRNITGSVYDFVAEGVEEQAEHLKAYHAISHVVMEDPSEKNLNEMARLQGILDHQNLWQLESRINDVLEKIGLQADTELSSLSGGWLRKAALGRALVSNPRVLMLDEPTNHLDIETIDWLEGFLKTFTGSIVFISHDRSFIRNMATRIVDLDRGKLVSWPGDYDQYLLGKEEALRVEEMQNAEFDRKLAQEEVWIRQGIKARRTRNEGRVRALKALRRERSERRDVMGKANMQVGEASRSGKIVFELENVDYAVDGKVLVKDFSSQVQRGDKIALIGPNGCGKTTLLRLMLQQLKADSGRVHSGTKLEVAYFDQHRAELDPDRTVMDNLAEGKQEVLVNGKPRHVLGYLQDFLFHPKRAMTPVRALSGGERNRLLLARLFLKPSNLMILDEPTNDLDVETLELLEELIDGYQGTVLLVSHDRQFVDNTVTECWIFEGNGEIGAFVGGYHDAQQQRAAYKQQKSAPVAKTTASAEKSAEKNEANKRGSGKLSFNLTRELEQLPQKLEQLETRIGELQAQMSHPDFFSQPHDKTQPVLDALAQTEQELETAFERWEELEALKNGA from the coding sequence ATGTCACTGATCAGTATCCATGGCGCTTACCTTTCATTCAGCGATGCGCCGCTGTTGGATAATACCGAACTGCACATTGAAGAAGGTGAGCGCGTCTGTCTGGTGGGGCGCAACGGCGCCGGTAAATCCACGCTGATGAAAATCATCAACGGTGAACAACCGCTGGATGATGGCCGCATTATTTATGAAACCGACCTGGTGGTGGCGCGTTTGCAACAGGATCCGCCGCGCAATATTACCGGCTCGGTATATGACTTTGTCGCAGAAGGGGTGGAAGAACAGGCCGAGCATCTGAAGGCTTACCACGCCATTTCCCATGTTGTGATGGAAGATCCCAGCGAGAAAAACCTCAACGAGATGGCGCGTTTGCAGGGCATTCTTGACCACCAGAACCTGTGGCAGCTGGAAAGCCGTATCAACGATGTGCTGGAAAAAATTGGTTTGCAGGCCGATACCGAACTGTCGTCGCTGTCCGGCGGCTGGCTGCGTAAAGCGGCGCTGGGTCGCGCGCTGGTCAGCAACCCGCGCGTACTGATGCTGGATGAACCCACCAACCACCTCGATATTGAAACCATCGACTGGCTGGAAGGCTTCCTCAAAACCTTCACCGGCAGCATCGTGTTTATTTCGCATGACCGTTCCTTCATTCGTAACATGGCGACGCGCATTGTCGATCTTGACCGTGGCAAGCTGGTTTCGTGGCCGGGAGATTACGATCAGTATCTGCTGGGCAAAGAAGAAGCGTTGCGCGTGGAAGAAATGCAAAACGCCGAATTTGACCGCAAACTGGCGCAGGAAGAAGTGTGGATCCGTCAGGGCATCAAAGCGCGTCGTACCCGTAACGAAGGCCGTGTACGCGCCCTGAAAGCGTTGCGTCGTGAGCGTTCCGAGCGTCGTGATGTGATGGGCAAAGCCAATATGCAGGTGGGTGAAGCCTCGCGTTCCGGCAAAATTGTCTTCGAACTGGAAAATGTCGATTACGCGGTCGATGGCAAAGTGCTGGTGAAGGATTTCTCTTCGCAGGTGCAGCGTGGCGACAAGATTGCGCTGATTGGCCCTAACGGCTGTGGCAAAACCACGCTGCTGCGCCTGATGCTGCAACAACTGAAAGCAGACAGTGGTCGCGTGCATTCAGGTACCAAGCTGGAAGTGGCCTACTTCGACCAGCACCGCGCGGAACTCGATCCGGACCGGACCGTGATGGATAACCTGGCAGAAGGCAAGCAGGAAGTGCTGGTGAACGGCAAGCCGCGCCATGTGCTGGGTTATTTGCAGGACTTCCTGTTCCACCCGAAACGCGCCATGACACCGGTTCGTGCGCTGTCGGGCGGTGAACGTAACCGCCTGCTGCTGGCTCGGCTGTTCCTCAAGCCCAGTAACCTGATGATTCTCGATGAACCGACCAACGACCTCGATGTGGAAACGCTGGAGTTGCTGGAAGAGTTGATTGACGGCTATCAGGGCACCGTACTGCTGGTCAGCCACGATCGTCAGTTCGTGGATAACACGGTCACTGAATGCTGGATCTTTGAAGGTAACGGTGAGATTGGTGCCTTTGTGGGCGGTTATCATGATGCCCAGCAACAGCGTGCGGCCTATAAGCAGCAGAAAAGCGCGCCGGTGGCGAAAACCACTGCGTCAGCCGAAAAATCCGCTGAGAAAAATGAGGCCAACAAACGTGGTTCAGGCAAGCTAAGCTTTAACCTGACGCGTGAGCTGGAGCAGTTACCGCAAAAACTGGAACAGCTGGAAACGCGTATTGGCGAGTTGCAGGCGCAGATGAGTCATCCGGATTTCTTCAGCCAGCCACATGACAAAACGCAGCCGGTGCTGGATGCGCTGGCGCAGACCGAGCAGGAACTGGAAACGGCGTTTGAACGCTGGGAAGAACTGGAAGCGCTGAAAAACGGCGCTTAA
- the pqiA gene encoding membrane integrity-associated transporter subunit PqiA, which produces MCAADDAQSWILCPQCDLTVKLPVVPVGSRARCPRCHTTLTANWHEPRKRPTGYAIAALFMLVLANLFPFVNMHVAGLSSEISLPEIPNVMVREDYSSLATLFLLFVQGIPAFCMVTIILMVNKVRMPHHLRLVLARILFQLRNWGMAEIFMAGVLVSFVKLMAYGEIGFGSSFWAWCLFCVLQLRAFQCVDRRWVWQRIAPLPALPHAPRAGISGIQQGMRRCPCCTAIMPVEQKACSRCGVVAHARRPHSLQWTLALLVTSLMLYLPSNIMPIMVTETLGTAYPSNIMAGVILLWSDGSWPVALVIFIASIMVPSLKMLAIGWLCWDASGRGQHDSEKMHLVYEVVEFVGRWSMIDVFVIAVLSALVRMGRLMSVYPAPGALLFAMVVILTMFAALTFDPRLTWDRVRKTERKEPRLDGQSSGHC; this is translated from the coding sequence ATGTGTGCAGCGGATGATGCGCAGTCGTGGATACTCTGTCCACAGTGCGATTTAACGGTAAAACTGCCCGTTGTCCCGGTTGGCAGCCGGGCGCGTTGCCCGCGCTGCCACACCACATTAACGGCTAACTGGCATGAGCCGCGTAAGCGGCCTACCGGCTATGCGATCGCGGCTTTGTTTATGCTGGTGCTGGCCAATCTGTTTCCTTTCGTCAACATGCATGTTGCTGGCCTGAGCAGTGAAATCTCACTGCCGGAAATTCCGAATGTCATGGTACGCGAGGACTACAGCAGTCTCGCGACCCTGTTCCTGTTGTTTGTGCAGGGCATTCCGGCGTTTTGCATGGTGACCATCATTCTGATGGTGAATAAGGTCAGGATGCCACACCACCTGCGGTTGGTGCTGGCGCGCATTTTGTTCCAGTTGCGTAACTGGGGCATGGCGGAAATCTTCATGGCGGGCGTGCTGGTCAGTTTTGTCAAACTGATGGCCTATGGCGAGATTGGTTTCGGCAGCAGTTTCTGGGCGTGGTGCCTGTTTTGCGTGCTGCAACTGCGCGCCTTCCAGTGCGTGGATCGGCGTTGGGTCTGGCAGCGTATCGCGCCGTTGCCTGCGTTACCGCACGCACCCAGGGCGGGTATCAGCGGTATCCAACAGGGGATGCGCCGCTGCCCGTGCTGTACTGCCATCATGCCCGTCGAACAAAAGGCGTGCAGCCGTTGTGGTGTGGTGGCTCATGCCCGACGGCCTCATAGCCTGCAATGGACGCTGGCGCTGCTGGTGACCTCCCTGATGTTGTACCTCCCATCAAATATTATGCCGATCATGGTGACGGAGACGTTGGGCACGGCGTATCCCTCCAACATCATGGCGGGGGTGATTTTGCTGTGGAGTGACGGATCCTGGCCGGTGGCGTTGGTGATTTTTATCGCCAGTATCATGGTGCCTTCGCTCAAAATGCTGGCAATTGGCTGGCTGTGCTGGGATGCCAGTGGACGCGGGCAGCATGACAGCGAGAAGATGCACCTGGTTTATGAGGTGGTGGAGTTTGTTGGCCGCTGGTCAATGATTGATGTGTTTGTTATTGCCGTTCTCTCCGCGCTGGTGCGCATGGGACGGTTGATGAGTGTTTACCCGGCGCCAGGCGCGCTGCTGTTTGCCATGGTGGTGATTCTCACCATGTTTGCAGCGCTGACTTTTGATCCGCGTCTGACCTGGGATCGTGTACGGAAAACCGAACGTAAGGAGCCGCGTCTTGACGGACAATCATCAGGGCATTGCTAA
- the pqiB gene encoding intermembrane transport protein PqiB → MTDNHQGIANVDQIKRWSPVWIVPIVTLLIGGWILFYHFSHQGPEVTLITENAEGIEAGKTTIKSRSVDVGVVESAVLTDDLHHVEIKARLNSGMDKLLHGDSVFWVVKPQIGREGITGLGTLLSGAYIELQPGTKGDKPETYQLLDAPPLAPPDAKGIRVTLDSKKAGQLNPGDPVLFRGYRVGTVETSTFDTEKRMMTYQLFISAPYDRLVTTNVRFWKDSGIAVDMSSSGMRVEMGSLTTLFSGGVSFDVPDGWELGQAAENKAEYHLFDDQRSIQDSLYTNHIDFLMFFTDSIRGLQAGAPVEFRGIRLGTVAEVPYTIPGINQALNTDYRVPVLIRIEPDRFISRLGGDFNLEQHLQDGKKRGLRATLKTGNLLSGALYVDLDFYDNVAPYQGPDKVAGLEVIPTVSGGLSQIQQKLLAALDKINNLPLNPMINEATGTLKESQRTLQQLQKTLNNLNQITGSPAMKTLPADMQQTLRELNRSMKGLQPGSPAYNKLVGDMQRLDQVLRELQPVLKTLNSKSNALVFEAKPGQDPQPKRAKQ, encoded by the coding sequence TTGACGGACAATCATCAGGGCATTGCTAACGTCGATCAGATTAAACGCTGGTCGCCGGTCTGGATTGTACCCATTGTCACGCTGTTAATCGGCGGATGGATTCTTTTTTATCACTTCAGCCATCAGGGGCCGGAAGTGACACTGATTACCGAAAATGCCGAAGGTATCGAAGCGGGTAAAACCACCATCAAGAGCCGCAGCGTGGATGTCGGTGTGGTGGAGAGCGCGGTACTGACGGACGATCTGCATCATGTGGAGATCAAAGCGCGGCTGAATTCAGGTATGGATAAACTGTTGCACGGCGACAGTGTGTTCTGGGTGGTTAAACCCCAGATTGGACGGGAAGGGATTACCGGCCTCGGCACCCTGTTATCCGGTGCTTATATCGAGCTGCAGCCAGGCACGAAGGGAGATAAACCGGAAACGTATCAGCTGCTGGATGCGCCACCGCTGGCACCGCCGGATGCCAAAGGTATTCGCGTCACGCTGGACAGCAAAAAAGCCGGGCAGCTTAATCCGGGCGACCCGGTGCTGTTCCGTGGTTATCGTGTCGGTACAGTCGAAACCAGCACGTTCGACACGGAAAAACGCATGATGACTTATCAGCTGTTTATCTCCGCGCCTTATGATCGGCTGGTTACCACCAACGTGCGCTTCTGGAAGGACAGCGGAATCGCGGTGGATATGTCATCCTCCGGTATGCGCGTGGAAATGGGATCCCTCACGACCTTGTTCAGTGGTGGTGTTAGCTTTGACGTACCGGACGGCTGGGAGCTGGGGCAGGCGGCAGAGAATAAAGCGGAATATCATCTGTTCGACGATCAGCGCAGCATCCAGGATTCGCTGTATACCAACCATATCGATTTCCTGATGTTCTTTACCGATTCTATCCGTGGACTGCAAGCCGGTGCGCCGGTGGAATTCCGTGGCATTCGTCTCGGGACGGTGGCTGAAGTGCCTTATACCATTCCGGGTATCAACCAGGCGCTGAACACTGATTATCGTGTACCGGTGTTGATTCGTATCGAGCCAGATCGCTTTATCAGCCGCCTTGGTGGTGACTTCAATCTCGAACAGCACTTGCAGGATGGGAAAAAACGCGGTCTGCGTGCCACCCTGAAAACCGGCAATCTGTTGTCTGGTGCGTTGTATGTCGATCTGGATTTCTACGACAACGTTGCACCTTATCAGGGGCCGGACAAAGTGGCGGGTCTGGAAGTGATCCCGACGGTGAGCGGTGGTCTGAGCCAGATTCAGCAGAAACTGCTGGCTGCCCTCGACAAGATCAACAACCTGCCGCTCAATCCGATGATTAATGAGGCAACCGGCACCCTGAAGGAGAGCCAGCGCACGCTGCAGCAGTTGCAGAAAACGCTCAACAACCTCAATCAGATCACCGGCAGCCCGGCGATGAAGACGCTTCCGGCGGATATGCAGCAGACGCTGCGTGAACTGAATCGCAGTATGAAAGGGCTGCAACCGGGATCGCCTGCCTATAACAAGCTGGTGGGCGATATGCAGCGACTGGATCAGGTGCTGCGTGAATTGCAGCCGGTGCTGAAGACCTTGAATAGCAAAAGCAACGCGCTGGTGTTTGAAGCCAAACCGGGCCAGGATCCACAGCCGAAGAGGGCGAAACAGTGA
- the pqiC gene encoding membrane integrity-associated transporter subunit PqiC — protein MKKGLMIGALLLLAGCSSTIETTYYQLPAGASMAPVSTDASNGQPMLWVQQVSVPDYLAGNGLVYQTSDVKYVIAANNLWASPLDQQLQQTLVNNLSRALPGRLVSGTPLGETHDTLTVNVTGFQGRYDGKAIVSGEWVLQHQGRLIKHGFNLTLPQTEDGYDALVRTLALGWQQVAQQIANSAITPN, from the coding sequence GTGAAGAAAGGGCTGATGATTGGGGCGCTGCTGCTGCTGGCAGGTTGCAGCAGCACCATTGAAACCACTTACTATCAACTGCCTGCGGGTGCCAGTATGGCACCTGTCAGCACCGATGCCAGCAATGGGCAACCGATGCTTTGGGTGCAGCAGGTTAGCGTTCCGGATTATCTGGCGGGTAATGGCCTGGTGTACCAGACCAGTGACGTGAAATACGTTATTGCCGCTAATAATCTGTGGGCCAGTCCGCTCGATCAGCAATTACAGCAAACGCTGGTCAACAACCTGAGCCGTGCGTTACCGGGACGTCTGGTGTCCGGTACGCCATTGGGTGAAACGCATGACACGCTGACGGTGAACGTAACTGGTTTTCAGGGGCGCTACGATGGTAAGGCGATTGTGAGTGGTGAGTGGGTGCTGCAACATCAAGGGCGGCTTATCAAACACGGCTTTAATCTGACGTTGCCGCAAACTGAAGACGGTTACGATGCGCTGGTGCGCACTCTGGCACTCGGTTGGCAGCAGGTCGCTCAGCAAATTGCGAATAGTGCGATCACGCCAAATTAA
- the rmf gene encoding ribosome modulation factor, translating into MKRQKRDRLERAHSRGYQAGITGRSKEICPYQMIDARSHWLGGWRQAMEDRSAVA; encoded by the coding sequence ATGAAGAGACAGAAAAGAGACCGCCTGGAACGAGCACATTCACGTGGCTATCAGGCCGGTATTACGGGACGCTCGAAAGAGATTTGCCCGTACCAAATGATCGACGCACGGTCTCACTGGTTGGGAGGTTGGCGACAAGCCATGGAGGACAGGTCGGCGGTGGCCTAG
- the fabA gene encoding bifunctional 3-hydroxydecanoyl-ACP dehydratase/trans-2-decenoyl-ACP isomerase, whose translation MVDKRESYSKEDLVASGRGELFGENGPPLPSGNMLMMDRVVKMTEDGGKYDKGFVEAELDIRPDLWFFDCHFIGDPVMPGCLGLDAMWQLVGFYLGWLGAEGKGRALGVGEVKFTGQVLPTAKKVTYKIHFKRVINRKLVMGVADGEVFVDGHLIYAATDLKVGLFKDTTAF comes from the coding sequence ATGGTAGATAAACGCGAATCCTATAGCAAAGAAGACCTGGTTGCCTCAGGTCGCGGAGAACTGTTTGGCGAAAACGGACCGCCGCTTCCATCAGGCAATATGTTGATGATGGACCGCGTGGTCAAAATGACCGAAGACGGCGGTAAATACGACAAAGGCTTTGTTGAAGCCGAACTGGATATCCGCCCTGACCTGTGGTTTTTTGATTGCCACTTCATCGGTGATCCGGTGATGCCGGGCTGTCTGGGTCTGGATGCTATGTGGCAGCTGGTTGGCTTCTATCTGGGCTGGCTGGGTGCAGAAGGTAAAGGCCGCGCACTGGGCGTGGGTGAAGTGAAATTCACTGGCCAGGTACTGCCGACAGCGAAAAAAGTGACTTACAAAATTCACTTCAAACGTGTCATCAACCGCAAACTGGTGATGGGCGTGGCTGATGGCGAAGTGTTTGTCGACGGCCACCTGATTTACGCCGCCACAGACCTGAAAGTGGGCCTGTTCAAAGACACCACCGCTTTCTAG
- the matP gene encoding macrodomain Ter protein MatP codes for MKYQQLENLESGWKWKYLVKKHREGELITRHLELSAAQVAVDALLSMENSPVEVNEWIAQHIHPDLDNRLKQTIRARRKRHFNAEHQHTRKKSIDLEYLVWQRLAGLAQRRSSTLSDTIVQLIEDAERKEKYASQMSTLKQDLQAILGKDGAEND; via the coding sequence ATGAAATACCAGCAACTCGAAAATCTTGAAAGTGGATGGAAGTGGAAATACCTGGTGAAAAAGCATCGGGAAGGTGAGCTGATCACCCGTCATCTGGAGCTGAGTGCAGCCCAGGTCGCGGTCGATGCCTTGTTGTCGATGGAAAATAGCCCGGTAGAGGTCAATGAATGGATTGCCCAGCATATTCATCCCGATCTGGATAATCGTCTTAAGCAGACCATCCGGGCACGTCGGAAGCGCCATTTTAATGCGGAACATCAGCATACCCGGAAGAAATCCATCGACCTGGAATATCTGGTGTGGCAGCGTCTGGCAGGGTTAGCACAACGTCGTAGTAGTACCCTTTCTGACACAATCGTGCAGCTGATTGAAGATGCAGAACGCAAAGAGAAGTATGCCAGCCAGATGTCTACGCTGAAGCAGGATTTACAGGCAATTCTGGGAAAAGATGGCGCAGAGAACGACTAG
- the ompA gene encoding porin OmpA has translation MKKTAIAIAVALAGFATVAQAAPKDNTWYTGAKLGWSQYHDKGNYGNGYVNNDGPTHQDQLGAGAFLGYQANPYLGFELGYDWLGRMPYKGNNINGAFKAQGVQLAAKLSYPITDDLDIYTRLGGMVWRADSTQNNNGVRISDHDTGVSPLAAVGVEYALTQNWAARLDYQWVNNIGDAGTVGARPDNSMLSVGVSYRFGQDEAAAPVVAPAPAPAPVVETKRFTLKSDVLFNFNKATLKPEGQQALDQLYSQLSSLDPKDGSVVVLGFTDRIGSEQYNQKLSEKRAQSVVDYLVSKGIPSNKISARGMGKSNPVTGNTCDSVKGRNALIDCLAPDRRVEIDVKGIKDVVTQPQA, from the coding sequence ATGAAAAAGACAGCTATCGCAATTGCAGTGGCACTGGCTGGCTTCGCTACCGTAGCGCAGGCCGCTCCTAAAGATAACACCTGGTATACCGGTGCTAAACTGGGCTGGTCTCAGTACCACGACAAAGGTAACTACGGTAACGGTTACGTGAACAACGACGGTCCGACTCATCAGGATCAGCTGGGTGCAGGCGCATTCCTGGGCTACCAGGCTAACCCGTACCTGGGCTTCGAGCTGGGCTATGACTGGCTGGGCCGTATGCCTTACAAAGGCAACAACATCAATGGCGCATTCAAAGCACAAGGCGTTCAGCTGGCTGCTAAACTGAGCTACCCAATCACTGACGATCTGGACATCTACACCCGTCTGGGCGGCATGGTATGGCGTGCTGATTCAACTCAGAACAACAACGGCGTTCGCATCAGCGATCACGACACCGGCGTTTCTCCGCTGGCTGCTGTTGGTGTTGAATACGCACTGACCCAGAACTGGGCAGCTCGTCTGGACTACCAGTGGGTTAACAACATCGGTGACGCAGGTACCGTTGGTGCACGCCCTGACAACAGCATGCTGAGCGTCGGTGTTTCTTACCGTTTCGGTCAGGATGAAGCTGCTGCCCCGGTTGTAGCTCCGGCTCCGGCCCCGGCTCCGGTTGTTGAAACCAAGCGTTTCACCCTGAAGTCTGACGTCCTGTTCAACTTCAACAAAGCTACCCTGAAACCAGAAGGTCAGCAGGCTCTGGATCAGCTGTACAGCCAGCTGAGCTCACTGGACCCGAAAGATGGTTCAGTTGTTGTTCTGGGCTTCACCGACCGTATCGGTTCAGAGCAGTACAACCAGAAACTGTCTGAAAAACGCGCTCAGTCTGTTGTCGATTACCTCGTTTCTAAAGGTATCCCGTCCAACAAGATCTCTGCACGTGGCATGGGCAAATCTAACCCGGTTACTGGCAACACCTGTGACAGCGTGAAAGGCCGCAATGCCCTGATCGACTGCCTGGCGCCGGACCGTCGCGTTGAAATCGACGTGAAAGGTATCAAAGACGTGGTAACTCAGCCGCAGGCTTAA
- the sulA gene encoding SOS-induced cell division inhibitor SulA has product MRTQFSGTADRSHRFATSGVAAQPSLGGITELRYSEQPGMMPLLLLPVLKELSLQSRWQLWLTPAHKLNRQWMQQSGLPLEKSMHITESERYSTVESMVKALRTGNYSVVLAWIPYELNDEERWELKQAAAEGEALGLVMRPQGYEAVLSRQPSSSKIPSDLFH; this is encoded by the coding sequence ATGCGTACTCAATTCTCTGGCACCGCTGATCGTTCTCACCGTTTTGCAACTTCAGGTGTAGCAGCACAACCCTCGCTGGGCGGCATTACGGAGCTGCGTTACAGTGAACAACCCGGCATGATGCCGCTTTTGCTGCTGCCGGTCCTGAAAGAATTGAGCCTGCAATCACGCTGGCAGTTGTGGTTAACGCCGGCGCACAAACTGAATCGCCAGTGGATGCAGCAGTCAGGTTTGCCGCTGGAAAAGAGTATGCATATCACCGAAAGCGAACGTTACAGTACGGTAGAAAGCATGGTTAAAGCCCTGCGCACCGGTAACTATAGCGTTGTTCTGGCGTGGATTCCGTATGAACTTAACGATGAAGAGCGCTGGGAACTGAAACAGGCGGCAGCGGAAGGGGAAGCTTTGGGGCTGGTTATGCGTCCTCAAGGGTACGAAGCTGTTTTGTCGAGACAACCGTCTTCGTCAAAAATTCCCTCAGATTTGTTTCATTAA
- a CDS encoding TfoX/Sxy family DNA transformation protein has translation MKKTHPVVEQSKVRLAALGKIESRTQFGGYALTVGKVVFAFINDDALYLRACEAVADYAVERPMEPLIYRKRGIPVVLNYFKVDKWLWQEPERLMRLSASALRAARDELETKYVSLRLKDLPNLSMRMEMLLHKVGICSVKHLYEIGAKQSWLKLRAVNKHIGLKTLLALQGAISGHHEAALPSEVRAELCAWYQKTLR, from the coding sequence ATGAAAAAAACTCATCCGGTTGTTGAGCAATCAAAAGTGCGGCTGGCGGCACTGGGAAAAATTGAGTCTCGCACGCAGTTCGGTGGCTATGCGCTTACAGTGGGAAAGGTCGTCTTTGCATTTATCAATGATGATGCGCTCTATTTACGAGCCTGTGAGGCGGTGGCGGATTATGCCGTTGAACGACCTATGGAGCCGTTGATTTATCGCAAACGTGGCATACCAGTGGTCCTGAACTATTTCAAAGTCGATAAGTGGCTTTGGCAGGAGCCAGAACGGTTAATGCGGCTTTCTGCCAGCGCTTTACGGGCGGCCCGCGATGAGCTTGAGACCAAATATGTCTCTCTTCGGTTGAAAGATTTACCCAATCTCAGCATGCGAATGGAAATGCTGCTGCACAAGGTCGGCATCTGTTCGGTTAAACATCTGTATGAAATCGGCGCGAAGCAGAGTTGGCTGAAATTGCGGGCGGTGAATAAACATATTGGTCTGAAAACACTGCTGGCGTTACAGGGAGCGATTTCCGGGCATCATGAGGCAGCGCTGCCGAGTGAGGTGCGAGCAGAGCTTTGCGCGTGGTATCAAAAAACGCTCCGCTAA